In Xanthomonas fragariae, the genomic window AGCAACGCGGTGCGCACCAACGCGCCGAAGCCATGCGGATCTTTCGGCGGCAGCGGCACCAGCACGTAGCGCCTGCGGCCCAGCCAGAACACCAGGGTGGCCACGAACATCAGGATGCCGGGAATCCCGAATGCCCAGGACGCGCCCAGGTTTTTCAGCGCCAGCGGAATCAGCAGCGAAGCGAACAACGAGCCGAAATTGATGATCCAGTAGAAGGCATCGAACACCACCTTGGCCAGGTGCTTACTGGACTGGTCGAACTGGTCGCCCATGAACGAGGCCACCAGCGGCTTGATGCCGCCCGCGCCCAGCGCGATCAACCCAAGCCCAACGAAAAATCCGTTGCGGCTGCCTTCGAACATCGCCAGGCATGCATGGCCCGCGCAATAAATCAGACTAAACCACAAGATGGTGTGGTATTTGCCGAAGAAGCGATCGGCCAGCCAGCCGCCGAGCAGCGGGAAGAAGTACACCCCGATCATGAAACTATGCAAGATGTACTTGGCTTCGGCCTCACGGCCGGGCCCGCTGACTTCCTGCAGCAACAGCGAGGTGATCAGGAACTGGACCAGGATGTTGCGCATCCCGTAGAAGCTGAAACGCTCGCAGGCTTCATTGCCGATGATGAAGGGTATCTGGCGCGGCAGGCGCGCACCGTTAGTGGCGCCCGGCAAGGTGAAGGTGGTCAAAGGCGGTCCGGTCGAGCTGAAAAACAAGCCCTATCGTACCGGCGCGCGAGTACTGGCCGCCATTGCCCGGCGCGCGGACTGCTGCACACCCCCCGATAGCGCGCATACGGCGCAACGGGGCGGCGTGCAATCAAGCGTCGCATGCGCGTGCGCCTGATCCGGTCGGCGAAGGAATCACGGTGCAGCACCTCGGGTGCAACACGCGCGCCAAACAGCCCACACCGAAGTCATGACGCAGTGCAAATTGGCCTATTGCGCTGGCTGGGCTTCATTTCAGACCTGTTTCTGGACCACTGGACCGCTGGATGCCCCACTTCACACGCCTGGCTTTAGGGCTGTTGCTGCTGACCTCCGTCCCTACCGCACTGGCTGCCGAGCCGCTGACCACGCGGGCCGAACGCAGCGGGTTTGCGCAAACCGGACGCTACGATGAGGTCGTCGCGCTGTGCGATGCCTTCGCGCAGCGCTATCCGCAAGCGGTGCGTTGCATCGAGTTCGGCATTACGCCGGAAGGCCGGCCAATGAAGGCGCTGATCGTCTCCACCAGCGGCGCGCTGGATGCGGGCAGCGCTGCGCGGCGCAAGCTGCCGGTGGTGCTGGTGCAAGGCGGTATCCATGCCGGCGAGATCGATGGCAAAGACGCTGGTTTTCTGGCCCTGCGCGAGTTGCTGGACGGCAAGACCGGCAAAGGCGTGCTCGACAAACTGGTGTGGGTGTTCGTGCCGGTGTTCAACGTCGATGGCCACGAGCGCTTCGGTACCTGGAACCGGCCCAATCAGCCTGGCCCTGAGCAGATGGGCTGGCGCACCACTGCACAGAACCTCCATCTCAACCGCGACTGCCTCAAAGCCGATGCACCGGAAATGCAGGCGATGCTGCGGCTGGTGCAGTATTGGGATCCGCTGATGTACGTGGACCTGCATGTCACCGATGGGGCCAAGTTCGAGCACGACGTCTCGGTGCAGGTCGAGCCGGTGCATGCCGGCGATGCCACGCTGCAACGCGACGGCACCCGCTGGCGCGATGCGGTGATTGGCGACCTTGCAAAACAAGGCTCGCTGCCGCTGCCGTATTACCCCTCGTTCGTGCACAAAGACGACCCGACATCGGGCTTCGCCGACACTGTATCGCCGCCGCGCTATTCGCACGGCTATTTCCTGCTGCGTAACCGCTTCGGCATGCTGGTGGAAACGCACTCGTGGAAGACCTACCCGGTACGCGTGCGGGTGACCCGCAACGCGATCGTATCGGTGCTGCAGCAGACCGCGCGCAACGGTGCGCAATGGCGC contains:
- a CDS encoding M14 family metallopeptidase, giving the protein MPHFTRLALGLLLLTSVPTALAAEPLTTRAERSGFAQTGRYDEVVALCDAFAQRYPQAVRCIEFGITPEGRPMKALIVSTSGALDAGSAARRKLPVVLVQGGIHAGEIDGKDAGFLALRELLDGKTGKGVLDKLVWVFVPVFNVDGHERFGTWNRPNQPGPEQMGWRTTAQNLHLNRDCLKADAPEMQAMLRLVQYWDPLMYVDLHVTDGAKFEHDVSVQVEPVHAGDATLQRDGTRWRDAVIGDLAKQGSLPLPYYPSFVHKDDPTSGFADTVSPPRYSHGYFLLRNRFGMLVETHSWKTYPVRVRVTRNAIVSVLQQTARNGAQWRADTLAADQRATKLAGEPQPLRLAADPATRTVAFRGYAYTRAPSPISGALITRYDETKPQLWNVPLRDQLKPDVVVDAPRGGYLVPAAQAALVAEKLRLHGIAFDTIATAGEYPVQSFRADTATFAPRSNEGHQNLKITGQWRDDSRSLPAGSLFMPIAQAKSGLMMAMLEPQAPDSLLQWGFFNNAFERKEYMEDYVAEDVARDMLARDPALKAQFEQRLAGDAAFAADPKARLEFFYRLHSSWDERYQLYPVLRTAQTQF